Proteins found in one Fusarium oxysporum Fo47 chromosome V, complete sequence genomic segment:
- a CDS encoding thioredoxin-like protein yields MPMELRKRKASTAPPPPPVKRKSTTKVPKAAAKVKEAAAKVTEKKEEPEEAKEEENTEEEPKAEEPKAEESKKSGGKPKVGDVVDLDGFGGEIETNDGEKTTLKKLVDESKSGVVLFTYPKASTPGCTKQVCFFRDSYEPLTKDGLAIYGLSADSPKANTTFKEKQKLPYTLLCDPKATLIEAIGLKKAPKGTTRGVFVIGKEGKILVAEAGSPQGTLDRVQALVEELASK; encoded by the exons ATGCCTATGGAACTTCGCAAGCGCAAGGCGTCTActgcccctccccctcctcccGTGAAGAGAAAGTCAACTACCAAGGTTCCCAAAGCGGCTGCCAAGGTGAAGGAGGCCGCTGCCAAGGTcacagagaagaaggaagagcctgaggaggctaaggaggaggagaataCTGAGGAAGAGCCCAAGGCTGAGGAACCTAAGGCGGAGGAGTCCAAGAAGTCCGGTGGCAAGCCCAaggttggcgatgttgtGGACCTTGATGGCTTTGGAGGCGAGATAGAGACCAATGATGGTGAAAAGACCAcattgaagaagcttgttgatgagagcaAGTCTGGTGTCGTCCTCTTCACTTACCCCAAGGCATCTACTCCTGGCT GCACCAAGCAAGTCTGCTTCTTCCGCGACTCTTATGAGCCTCTCACCAAGGATGGCCTTGCCATCTACGGTCTCAGCGCCGACTCCCCCAAAGCCAACACAACcttcaaggagaagcaaaagcTCCCTTACACACTGCTATGCGACCCGAAGGCGACACTCATCGAGGCCATCGGTCTCAAGAAGGCTCCCAAGGGAACGACGCGCGGTGTTTTTGTCATTGGCAAGGAGGGCAAGATTCTGGTTGCCGAGGCCGGAAGCCCCCAGGGCACTCTTGATCGTGTTCAGGCACTGGTTGAAGAGCTGGCTAGCAAATAA